TATTAAGTGGCGATCGCGATTTGTTTCAGTTGATTGATGCAGATAAGCGGATTTCAGTGCTGAACATTGGTCAAAAAGATAAGATTGTGGAATACCATGCTGATCAGGTGAAAGAGAGGCTAGGAGTATTACCCACGCAGGTTGTGGACTATAAGGCTTTATGTGGTGATGCTTCGGATAATATTCCGGGGGTGCGCGGAATTGGTGAGAAAACGGCAATTAAATTAATTGAGGAATATGGCAGCTTAGAGAATGTTTTGGCAGCCGTGCCGAAGATGAAGGGGGCAGTTAAAACTAAGCTGGAGCAGGGAATTGAAGCTGCTAAGCATTCGCAGTTTATGGCGACGATCAAAACTGATGTGCCGCTTCCCATGGCGATCGCTGATTGCCAATTAACAGGTTTTGATACCGCAGAGTTAATTCCTTTATTAGAAGAGCTTGAGCTTAAAGCCTTTGTGAATCGAGTTGATCAGATTCAAGCGAAGTTGTCGGGGAATTATGATAAGAAGCCCTCACCCCCAGCCCCTCTCCCTAAGGGCGAGGGGAGTGAGATATCGGCTCAACATGGGGAAGATGAGGAGTTGTGGTTTGACTTTGCTAAGCAGGAAAATGATCAGGCGATCGCAGCGACTGCTTCGCTCAAGTTAGATGTGCAGATTATAGACACAATTCCCAAATTAGAGCAGTTAGTGGAATCTTTCCGCAGTACTAAACAACCTATAGCATGGGATACGGAGACTTCAGCGCTAAATCCCTTTGAGGCGGAACTAGTGGGAATTGGCTGCTGTTGGGGAGACTCGATTAGTGAAATTGCTTATATTCCCTTGAGTCATAGTGAAGGGGAAAATCTAAAATGGGAAGAGGTGAGAGAAATTGTCAAACCTATTCTCGAAGATGCTAGTTATCCAAAATACTTACAGAATGCTAAGTTCGATCGCTTGATGTTTAAGTCGGCAGGAATTGAACTAGCGGGTGTTGTATTCGATACGATGATCGCTAGTTATGTGATTGATCCTGAAGCTAGTCATAAGCTTGATGATATGGCGATGGAATTGCTTCAGATTCGCACTGTCTCTTATAAAACTCTAGTTGGTAAGCGCAAATCGATCGCTGAAGTAGATATCCCATCGGTTGCCCAATATTGCGGCATGGATACATATATCACCTATCACATTCGACCGATTTTGCAAGAGCAATTAACTGCGGTTCCCGAACTTTGGGATTTATTCCAAAATGTGGAAATAGCTTTAGAGCCGATTCTTGCCGAGATGGAATGGCGTGGGATTAGGATCGACAGAGGGTTCTTGAGTGCTTTTTCCTTGGAATTAGAGAAAGATTTGGATGCTTTAGCGATCGCTGCCTATGACCAAGCAGGACAAGAATTTAATCTTAATTCTCCTAAGCAGTTAAGCGAGATTTTAGTAAAAAAACTTGGTGACACATTTACTAAGAAATCACGCAAAAGCAAGACAGGTTATTCCACCGATGTTGCAGTTCTCAATAAATTAGAAGGTGAAGATCCTCTCATTGATACGATTCTCGAAAATCGCACCCTTGCCAAACTCAAATCTACCTATGTTGATGCTTTGCCATCGCTGATTCAGCCAAAGACTGGGCGCGTACATACTGATTTTAATCAAACCGTAGCCTCAACAGGACGTTTGAGCAGTTCTAATCCTAACTTGCAAAATATTCCCATTCGCACAGCTTTTAGTAAGCGGATCAGAGCAGGATTTTTGCCTGAAGAGGGTTGGATATTAATGTCGGCGGATTATTCGCAGATTGAACTGCGGATTCTTGCTCACCTGAGTCAAGAGCCTGAATTGATGAGGGCTTTTAATGCGGGTGAAGA
This genomic stretch from Pseudanabaena galeata CCNP1313 harbors:
- the polA gene encoding DNA polymerase I is translated as MTSSAQNHPTFLLVDGHSLAFRAFYAFGKHPEGGLRTSTGIPTSICFGFLKALIEMLDREKPTAVAIAFDLATPTFRHEIDDTYKANRSETPESFIPDMQNLQKVLAAMNLPAITQAGFEADDVLGTLSQAASAEGYTVKILSGDRDLFQLIDADKRISVLNIGQKDKIVEYHADQVKERLGVLPTQVVDYKALCGDASDNIPGVRGIGEKTAIKLIEEYGSLENVLAAVPKMKGAVKTKLEQGIEAAKHSQFMATIKTDVPLPMAIADCQLTGFDTAELIPLLEELELKAFVNRVDQIQAKLSGNYDKKPSPPAPLPKGEGSEISAQHGEDEELWFDFAKQENDQAIAATASLKLDVQIIDTIPKLEQLVESFRSTKQPIAWDTETSALNPFEAELVGIGCCWGDSISEIAYIPLSHSEGENLKWEEVREIVKPILEDASYPKYLQNAKFDRLMFKSAGIELAGVVFDTMIASYVIDPEASHKLDDMAMELLQIRTVSYKTLVGKRKSIAEVDIPSVAQYCGMDTYITYHIRPILQEQLTAVPELWDLFQNVEIALEPILAEMEWRGIRIDRGFLSAFSLELEKDLDALAIAAYDQAGQEFNLNSPKQLSEILVKKLGDTFTKKSRKSKTGYSTDVAVLNKLEGEDPLIDTILENRTLAKLKSTYVDALPSLIQPKTGRVHTDFNQTVASTGRLSSSNPNLQNIPIRTAFSKRIRAGFLPEEGWILMSADYSQIELRILAHLSQEPELMRAFNAGEDVHTVTAQLLLEKEEVTSDERRLAKIINYGVIYGMGAQKFSRDIGVPVKVAKQFIEKFKERYERISTYMQSVEVEAERDGFVKTILGRRRYFHGISQIGGYQKAALLRSAVNAPIQGTSADIIKIAMLRVDELLRGYQARLLLQVHDELVFEVPPDEVAELQPKIKTAMESAVELSVKLEVDVHTGKNWMEAK